GGAAGGTTGAAATACCGTTCGCCAGCGCATCGTCTAATGTCGTACTGAATTTTTGAGCGCCGTTCCATTCGATCCATCCATCGCCCATACTCCCGGCCATCGTAGGATCATCGAGGTAGGTGCTAGGCTGAACAACCCAGTCTTCATGCAGTTCGCCGTGTTCCGGTTCAATGACCACCATACCGCCATTTTCAATCCAGACTCCATCGGTCGCTGTTTCCTCTCCCCCCGCACCATAATCGCGCGCCGGGTAATCGGGTTCGGGATTCGGGTTCGGAAGGTTGGTCACAAATTTCGCCCAAAATTCAGCAATGGTATCGCAATCTGTCGGAGACCCGAAAATCCAATGTACTTCGACCGCATCAGAAAAATCGACGCCACCGGTGGAGATGGAAGAGTGCGAAGGATAATAGTTTTCATCTGCAATCACCCAATCCGCCTCAAGCCAATACGCCTTTGCTTTTTTATTCTGAGAAGTCATTGCATCCTGCTGGAAACTGGTATTCGTGGATCGATAGCTCGGCGTGGCCGGAGCACTGGGATCGCGGGCCGTAGAAGTTCCGTTTCCATCGTTAATCGTCTTATAATCACACTTCGACTTCACATAAGCCAAATCAGCCGGCGTGGTCTGCTCTTCATTCCAATCGCTATGCTGAACTACAATCACATTGGATTTGATCGTCGCTTCTGGAATTCCATCCGCGATTAATGCAGCAACCCAGTCTGCGGTAATATCAGACTGTCCGGCCTCGGCCACCCAGGCTTTCCCCCCGGCTTCAAGAACCGGCTTCACTTTCGCCGCAATTTTAGCAACAGCCCCGTTCCAGTCCGGATCCTGCGGAGAGGCATTCACCCACTTCTGATCCTCCAGTCCAAAGACCAATTTGAAAAACTGAGGTGAATCGATAAAGTTATTATCATTTTGAATACCGTAAGCACCATGGACCGCAAAATAGTTCACATTGCTATAATCCTCATGGGCCAGCATACACCCCAGCGCCGCAATCGAATGAATGTCATCGGGATCGTGATTGCTGTCGTACTGCGGAATTAAAATATCTGTCGCCGCATTAAAAAAGCCCAGACTGTTGAGTGCAGACATGATGATGGCACACATGATTGGCACAACGATCTTCCTCATAGGGGTTCCCTCCTGTTATTACTTACTTATCAGCAAAAGCGCTCAGTTTTATGAGCGTTAACAGTTAGAAAGATATCAGAAAGAAAAATCACATCTACCAATCAAAAGATAGTGACTAATCGGTTTAAAAAAGGTGAAGCAGAAAAATGCACCTTATTCTTCCAGCCGGATTAAACCGCGCTGACAGGCAATAATAACGGCTTGCGTTCGATCTGCCGCACCCAGTTTTTCACGAAGATTTACGATATGAAATTTGACCATCGCCGCAGAAATTCCGAGCTCATCCACAATCTCTTTATTGCACAATCCCCGGCCCAACAACCGAAGCACCGCCATTTCCGCGCCGGACAATTCCGGCTGATTCCGTCGCGTTTCTATCTTGCGTGCAATTGCGGCCGGGAAAAAAGTCCCCCCCGCCGCCACCTCATGAATGGCCTCAAGCACATCTTCAATTTCGCCGGCTTTTTTAGTGAGATATCCTTTCACGCCAGCCTGTACAGCGCTCCATACATCTTCCTCCGACTCAAAAACGGAGAGCAGAATAATGCGCGCATCCGGGAATTCCCTGATAATTTTCGCCGTGGTTTCCACTCCGCTCCAACCCGGCATATCATAATCCATGGTTACGACATCCGGCTGCAGGGTGCGATACCGCTCCAATGCTTCTTCCCCGTTTTCCGCCGATCCCACCGGCTCCAGTTCCGGATCCACAGAAATCACCTGCTGAAGTCCCATTAACATCACGGCATTGTCATCGGTCATCAAGACCCGGACTTTATGATCCATCCCTGTCTGCTCCATCTGAAATCAATAATCTCACACAAACTTCTGTTCCGCGGCCGGGCTCACTGATCAATTCAAATGACCCCCCGATTTTTTTGCAACGCTCCTTCATTCCGCGAACACCGAAATGCCCCGCCGGCGGCAATACGTTTGCATCAAATCCACAACCATCATCCCGCAAAAAAAACGTCACCGCATCCTCTTCATAGGACAGTTTCGCA
This is a stretch of genomic DNA from Pontiella agarivorans. It encodes these proteins:
- a CDS encoding response regulator transcription factor, whose protein sequence is MDHKVRVLMTDDNAVMLMGLQQVISVDPELEPVGSAENGEEALERYRTLQPDVVTMDYDMPGWSGVETTAKIIREFPDARIILLSVFESEEDVWSAVQAGVKGYLTKKAGEIEDVLEAIHEVAAGGTFFPAAIARKIETRRNQPELSGAEMAVLRLLGRGLCNKEIVDELGISAAMVKFHIVNLREKLGAADRTQAVIIACQRGLIRLEE